Proteins encoded together in one Amblyomma americanum isolate KBUSLIRL-KWMA chromosome 1, ASM5285725v1, whole genome shotgun sequence window:
- the LOC144113324 gene encoding uncharacterized protein LOC144113324, with protein MSFLFLLLAVPAKMVKRLERMLESKKEPDQPVVPCAKVDIGNGVLVDRTILQMLERQCQSSPGKFARALLRNVFTEEELRGKSLYGMKNNVQKGLPVKEALDPVRLSAVIGYTCDHFPGVNVAYLKNSLAALLARELK; from the exons atgtctttccttttccttctccttgCTG tgccagccAAAATGGTGAAACGGCTGGAGAGGATGCTGGAGTCCAAAAAGGAGCCAGATCAGCCTGTTGTGCCATGTGCAAAG GTTGACATTGGGAATGGCGTACTGGTTGACCGCACCATTCTGCAAATGTTGGAGCGGCAGTGTCAAAGCAGCCCTGGGAAATTCGCCAGGGCGCTCCTTCGGAATGTGTTCACGGAGGAGGAGTTGAGGGGAAAGTCCCTCTATGGGATGAAGAATAACGTGCAAAAGGGCCTTCCTGTGAAGGAGGCCCTAGACCCTGTTCGGCTGTCTGCTGTGATAG GGTACACGTGTGACCATTTTCCTGGAGTCAATGTGGCGTATTTAAAAAACAGCCTGGCAGCACTCCTTGCACGGGAACTAAAATAA